A DNA window from Chloroflexota bacterium contains the following coding sequences:
- a CDS encoding ABC transporter ATP-binding protein: protein MESDNVLEIKHLSVAVGDKEILHDINLNIKAGETHVLFGPNGSGKTTLLMAIMGSPKYRVTKGSIIFEGKDIVGLPVDERARLGIGMSLQRPPVVRGVKTRDMVTACAKGRVSDEAIGSLAEKANLTELMDREVNYGFSGGEIKRSELLQLLAQEPDLALLDEPESGVDLVNIALIGQLINELLQKEHPIRDRRHAGLIITHTGHILDYVNARSGYVLLDGRIVCEGDPHEILETIKRKGYEECKRCVT, encoded by the coding sequence ATGGAGTCGGATAATGTGTTGGAGATTAAACACCTGAGCGTGGCTGTGGGTGACAAAGAGATATTGCATGATATAAATTTGAACATTAAAGCTGGTGAAACGCATGTGCTTTTTGGGCCCAATGGTAGTGGGAAGACCACTCTTCTGATGGCGATAATGGGTTCTCCCAAATATCGGGTAACCAAGGGCAGCATTATCTTCGAAGGTAAGGACATAGTTGGATTGCCTGTGGATGAAAGAGCCCGTTTGGGGATTGGTATGTCACTCCAGAGACCACCGGTTGTCCGTGGTGTGAAAACTCGTGACATGGTAACTGCCTGTGCCAAAGGGCGAGTGAGCGATGAGGCCATAGGTAGTCTGGCAGAGAAAGCTAACCTGACTGAACTCATGGATAGGGAGGTGAACTACGGATTTTCCGGAGGGGAGATAAAACGTTCTGAGCTTCTGCAATTATTGGCTCAAGAACCAGACCTGGCGTTATTGGATGAGCCTGAATCCGGTGTTGACCTGGTAAACATCGCTCTTATTGGACAGCTTATAAATGAACTTCTACAGAAAGAGCATCCTATACGTGACCGGAGGCACGCTGGACTCATTATTACTCATACAGGACATATTTTGGACTATGTCAATGCCCGCAGCGGTTATGTCCTGCTTGATGGTAGGATAGTTTGCGAGGGAGACCCTCATGAGATTTTGGAGACGATAAAGCGTAAAGGTTATGAGGAGTGCAAAAGATGCGTAACATAG
- a CDS encoding SufD family Fe-S cluster assembly protein: MRNIDAAKASKETAKAAASKPAAFGEDIDLDKYAHSGDELPYHDDPSKLPAEAKKQMVQVGVTLDDDSQRSGTIIQIDHSTIHRRAKQDGIEVMSTNEALEKYDWLADYSWKAVAVDTDKYTANVELGQNNGYFIRALSGSRASYPVQACLYLGKRNLAQKVHNIIIAEEGSELHIITGCTTAPREEPGIHIGISEFYIKRGAKVTFTMIHSWVPEIAVRPRTGIIIEQDGVFLSNYVIMRPVHSLQMYPVARCVGENAVVRFNSILVALPGSNMDVGSRVLLNAKGARTEIISRAITTGGNIYARGYIEGSAPDVKGHLECRGLILRGEGMIHAIPELKGTLAGVDLSHEAAVGKIAEEEVEYLMMRGLTRDEATAAIVRGFLRVDIEGLPPELNLEIQRAVEASEKEVM, encoded by the coding sequence ATGCGTAACATAGATGCTGCCAAAGCATCTAAAGAGACAGCCAAAGCAGCGGCGTCTAAGCCAGCGGCTTTCGGTGAGGATATAGATTTAGACAAATATGCTCATTCTGGGGATGAATTGCCCTATCATGATGACCCGTCGAAATTGCCGGCTGAAGCCAAGAAACAAATGGTACAGGTTGGTGTTACATTAGACGATGATAGCCAGCGCTCAGGAACAATCATTCAAATAGACCATTCCACAATACATCGCAGGGCAAAGCAAGATGGCATAGAGGTTATGAGCACCAATGAAGCTCTGGAGAAATACGACTGGTTGGCCGATTACTCGTGGAAAGCCGTAGCTGTAGATACCGACAAATACACTGCCAACGTGGAGCTCGGTCAGAACAATGGCTACTTCATCAGAGCTCTGTCTGGAAGCAGGGCTTCATATCCGGTTCAGGCTTGCCTTTATCTGGGAAAACGTAACCTGGCGCAAAAAGTTCACAATATCATTATTGCCGAAGAAGGTTCTGAGTTGCACATTATCACCGGCTGCACTACAGCTCCCAGAGAGGAACCGGGTATTCATATAGGCATTTCTGAATTTTACATCAAGCGGGGGGCTAAGGTTACTTTTACCATGATACATAGCTGGGTGCCGGAGATAGCTGTCCGCCCGCGCACGGGCATAATCATTGAGCAAGACGGTGTGTTCTTGAGCAATTATGTCATTATGAGGCCAGTTCACTCGCTGCAAATGTATCCTGTGGCAAGATGCGTCGGTGAGAATGCCGTTGTCAGGTTTAACAGCATATTGGTGGCGTTGCCTGGCTCTAATATGGATGTCGGCTCGCGGGTTCTGCTCAATGCTAAAGGAGCCAGGACGGAGATAATATCACGGGCTATAACTACTGGGGGGAACATTTACGCTCGGGGTTATATAGAAGGCAGTGCCCCTGATGTAAAAGGACATCTGGAATGTCGCGGCCTCATATTACGAGGCGAGGGCATGATTCATGCTATACCGGAATTGAAGGGCACGTTGGCTGGCGTAGACCTGTCCCACGAGGCGGCTGTGGGCAAGATAGCTGAAGAGGAAGTGGAGTATCTGATGATGCGGGGATTAACTCGAGACGAAGCTACCGCTGCCATAGTGCGAGGTTTTTTGAGAGTAGATATAGAAGGCCTGCCACCTGAGCTCAACCTTGAAATACAACGAGCTGTCGAAGCCAGCGAAAAAGAAGTCATGTAG
- a CDS encoding High molecular weight rubredoxin produces MNLKALYKLGYGLYVVCSKEDGKLNGQIANTVFQVCSEPPIIAVALNKQNLTNEFVSASKAFTVSILSQDTPLSFIGGFGFKSGREVDKLKGINYKLGETGAPIVLDNTLAYLEAKVINQVEVGTHTIFIGEIVAADVVKEGEPMTYAYYHDVKRGSTPKTAPSYIEEKKEAAPKMAKYKCAVCGYIYDPELGDPDGGIKPGTPFERLPDDWVCPVCGASKYQFEKVE; encoded by the coding sequence ATGAATCTAAAAGCGCTTTATAAGTTGGGTTATGGTCTGTATGTGGTGTGTTCCAAAGAAGATGGCAAGCTTAACGGTCAGATTGCCAATACGGTCTTTCAGGTTTGCTCTGAGCCGCCTATTATCGCTGTGGCTCTCAATAAGCAAAACCTAACTAACGAGTTTGTTTCTGCGAGTAAGGCGTTTACGGTTTCAATCCTTTCCCAGGACACACCTTTAAGTTTCATCGGTGGCTTCGGCTTTAAGTCGGGCAGGGAGGTAGATAAACTCAAAGGCATTAATTATAAGCTGGGTGAAACCGGGGCGCCGATAGTGCTCGACAATACTCTGGCTTATCTTGAAGCTAAGGTGATTAATCAGGTAGAAGTCGGCACTCATACCATCTTCATAGGAGAGATTGTGGCAGCGGATGTAGTAAAAGAAGGTGAGCCGATGACTTATGCTTATTATCATGATGTCAAGAGAGGCTCCACACCTAAGACGGCCCCGAGTTACATTGAAGAGAAAAAGGAGGCAGCACCGAAAATGGCGAAATACAAATGCGCGGTTTGCGGTTATATCTATGACCCTGAGCTAGGCGACCCCGATGGTGGAATAAAACCTGGCACGCCTTTTGAAAGGCTACCTGATGACTGGGTGTGTCCTGTTTGCGGTGCTAGCAAATACCAGTTTGAGAAGGTTGAGTAA